A region of Nostoc sp. 'Peltigera membranacea cyanobiont' N6 DNA encodes the following proteins:
- a CDS encoding DUF4258 domain-containing protein, protein MSAHAMEEMAEDMLTILDVEEAVLRGQIIRVEKDDPRGTKYIVVGTALDKHSPVGIVGRFASNGG, encoded by the coding sequence ATGTCAGCCCATGCAATGGAAGAAATGGCTGAGGATATGCTCACGATTTTAGATGTGGAAGAGGCAGTTCTGAGAGGTCAAATCATTCGAGTTGAAAAAGATGACCCAAGAGGAACAAAATATATAGTAGTAGGAACTGCATTAGATAAACATTCGCCTGTTGGAATTGTTGGGCGTTTCGCAAGCAACGGAGGATGA
- the typA gene encoding translational GTPase TypA has protein sequence MTLPIRNVAIIAHVDHGKTTLVDALLKQSGIFREGEDVPDCVMDSNALERERGITILSKNTAVRYKETLINIVDTPGHADFGGEVERVLGMVDGCLLIVDANEGPMPQTRFVLKKALEKGLRPIVIINKIDRGQTDPHVAVDKVLDLFLELGADEDQCDFTYLFASGMAGFAKESLEAESVDMQPLFNAILQHVPPPVGDSNKPLQLQVTTLDYSEYLGRIVIGRIHNGTIRSGQQAALVTENGTIVKGKITKLMGFDGLKRVDMEEATAGYIVAVAGFADAYIGETITDPNEPQALPLIKVDEPTLQMAFWVNDSPFAGQEGKLVTSRQIRDRLFRELETNVALRVEETDSPDKFLVSGRGELHLGILIETMRREGFEFQVSQPQVIYREINGQPCEPYELLVLDIPAEGVGSCIERLGQRKGEMQDMQPGSGDRTQLEFVIPARGLIGFRGEFMRMTRGEGIMNHSFLDYRPISGDIEARNKGVLISFEEGVSTFYAMRNAEDRGAFFITPGTKVYRGMIVGEHTRSQDLELNICKTKQLTNHRAAGGDELVQLQAPIDMSLERALEYIAADELVEVTPQSIRLRKMSKKLAKR, from the coding sequence ATGACGCTCCCAATTCGCAACGTCGCAATTATCGCCCACGTTGACCACGGCAAAACTACCTTGGTTGACGCACTCCTCAAACAATCCGGCATTTTCCGCGAAGGCGAAGACGTTCCGGATTGCGTTATGGACTCCAACGCCCTAGAACGGGAACGGGGTATTACTATCCTGTCTAAAAATACGGCGGTTCGCTACAAAGAAACACTAATTAATATTGTTGATACTCCTGGACACGCTGACTTTGGTGGCGAAGTTGAACGCGTACTCGGCATGGTTGATGGATGTCTTCTGATTGTTGATGCCAATGAAGGCCCCATGCCCCAAACACGCTTTGTCCTCAAAAAAGCCTTAGAAAAAGGGCTGCGCCCCATCGTTATCATCAACAAAATCGATCGCGGTCAAACTGACCCCCACGTTGCTGTCGATAAAGTTTTGGATCTGTTCTTGGAATTAGGGGCAGATGAAGACCAGTGCGATTTTACCTATCTGTTTGCCTCTGGTATGGCAGGTTTTGCCAAAGAAAGCCTGGAAGCAGAATCGGTAGATATGCAACCCCTGTTTAACGCGATTCTGCAACACGTTCCACCACCAGTAGGCGACAGCAATAAGCCTCTGCAATTGCAAGTTACAACCCTAGATTATTCTGAATATCTGGGACGGATTGTGATTGGCAGAATTCACAACGGTACTATCCGCTCAGGACAACAAGCTGCTTTGGTAACAGAAAATGGCACTATTGTCAAGGGTAAAATTACCAAATTGATGGGCTTCGATGGACTGAAGCGCGTAGATATGGAAGAAGCAACCGCAGGTTATATTGTGGCGGTGGCTGGTTTCGCTGATGCTTATATTGGAGAAACGATTACTGACCCCAATGAACCGCAAGCTTTACCACTAATTAAAGTGGATGAACCAACCTTGCAAATGGCCTTCTGGGTGAATGATTCGCCCTTTGCTGGTCAAGAAGGTAAGTTGGTGACTTCCCGTCAAATACGCGATCGCCTATTCCGCGAACTTGAAACTAACGTTGCTTTGCGGGTTGAAGAAACCGATTCTCCCGATAAATTCCTTGTTTCCGGTCGTGGAGAACTCCACTTGGGTATCTTAATTGAAACCATGCGTCGGGAAGGCTTCGAGTTTCAGGTATCTCAGCCACAGGTAATTTACCGCGAAATCAACGGTCAACCTTGCGAACCCTACGAACTTTTGGTGTTAGACATACCTGCTGAAGGTGTGGGTAGCTGTATAGAACGCCTGGGACAACGCAAAGGCGAAATGCAAGATATGCAACCAGGTAGTGGCGATCGCACCCAATTAGAGTTTGTCATTCCCGCCCGTGGATTGATTGGTTTCCGGGGTGAATTCATGCGGATGACTCGTGGCGAAGGCATCATGAACCACAGCTTCTTAGATTACCGTCCAATCAGTGGTGACATTGAAGCTCGTAACAAAGGCGTTTTAATCTCCTTTGAAGAAGGCGTTTCTACTTTCTACGCCATGAGAAATGCCGAAGATAGAGGAGCATTCTTTATTACTCCCGGCACAAAGGTTTACAGAGGTATGATTGTGGGAGAACACACTCGTTCTCAAGATTTGGAATTGAATATCTGCAAGACCAAGCAATTAACCAATCACCGGGCTGCTGGTGGCGATGAATTGGTGCAACTGCAAGCACCGATAGACATGAGTTTAGAGCGTGCTTTGGAATACATCGCGGCCGATGAATTGGTGGAAGTTACACCCCAATCGATTCGTCTACGGAAGATGTCGAAGAAGTTGGCGAAACGGTAA
- a CDS encoding DNA-methyltransferase codes for MVSSNSALNMPQTSLNVRVSEQEVSKQELQPLTQGFQLQYTHPHGQLYQGNSIDWLTSLDTESVDLVFADPPYNIKKADWDNFENQEKYIEWSIQWISQASRILKSTGSFYICGFSEILADLKHPASKYFKNCRWLIWHYKNKANLGSDWGRSHESIIHFRKSDAVKLSIDDVRIPYGAHTLKYPSHPQAETSAYGKGAIKKHNNWTPNPKGAKPKDVIEIPTTCNGMGETTPHPTQKPEELLRKFVLASSKEGDLVIDPFSGSGTTLVVAEQLNRRWMGCDLNIEYNCWATRRLENVRRMTKEEWIAFDRKNAERRESIR; via the coding sequence ATGGTCAGTTCTAATAGTGCATTGAATATGCCACAAACTTCCTTAAATGTTAGAGTTTCAGAGCAAGAAGTCAGTAAACAAGAGTTGCAACCTTTAACGCAAGGATTTCAACTGCAATACACACATCCTCATGGACAGCTTTATCAAGGTAATTCAATTGATTGGCTTACATCGCTTGATACTGAAAGCGTTGATCTAGTTTTTGCTGACCCACCTTATAACATTAAGAAAGCTGATTGGGACAACTTTGAGAACCAAGAGAAATATATTGAGTGGTCAATTCAATGGATTAGTCAAGCTTCACGTATCCTCAAGTCAACTGGCTCTTTTTATATTTGTGGTTTTTCCGAAATCTTGGCTGATTTAAAGCATCCAGCATCAAAATATTTCAAAAATTGTCGTTGGTTAATTTGGCACTATAAAAACAAGGCTAACTTAGGTAGTGATTGGGGACGTTCTCATGAAAGCATCATTCATTTTCGTAAATCTGATGCCGTTAAACTAAGTATTGACGATGTGCGAATTCCTTATGGCGCACATACATTAAAATATCCATCTCACCCGCAAGCAGAGACAAGCGCCTACGGAAAGGGAGCAATCAAGAAACATAATAACTGGACACCTAACCCAAAAGGTGCAAAGCCCAAAGACGTTATAGAGATTCCTACTACTTGTAACGGTATGGGTGAAACAACACCCCATCCAACTCAAAAGCCAGAAGAATTATTGAGAAAATTTGTTCTTGCATCATCCAAAGAAGGAGATTTGGTCATTGACCCATTTTCAGGTTCAGGAACAACTCTTGTGGTTGCAGAGCAACTTAACCGTCGCTGGATGGGCTGTGATCTAAATATTGAGTACAACTGTTGGGCAACTAGACGATTAGAAAATGTCCGTCGTATGACAAAGGAAGAATGGATAGCCTTTGATCGTAAAAATGCAGAACGAAGAGAGTCTATCCGATGA
- a CDS encoding dipeptide ABC transporter ATP-binding protein: MSEALFCIENLRVAYPQRSGEEASWAVDDVSFTLQPGEKMGLVGESGCGKSTIGRAVMRLLPASSRIEGRVAFQGQSVFDLMPNQLRKFRGEAIALIFQDPMTRLDPLMTIGKHCIETLQAHSPELSTREAKKKALATLAKVNIPPSRWNQYPHEFSGGMRQRVAIALALLLNPKLIVADEPTTSLDVTVSAQILKELTRLCGEENMGLLLISHDLAMVAEYCDRIGVMYQGKMVEMGSTETVFREPQHEYTRSLLKAALHIQAVKDDGQLIIANDSEKQLPILNKQSPILSITELKQYYTIEPNFIERLFKTQTQTIKAVDGIDLDLYAGEILGLVGESGCGKSTLSRTILQLIRPTSGKVEFLGQDLTKLSRQEIRSSRRQIQMVFQDPHACLNPAMTVGQSIADPLFIHNLADPVKAKEQVFWMLEKVGLTPPEVYYERYPSDLSGGQQQRVAIARALITHPKLLICDEPVSMLDASVQSQVLDLMLQLKEEFELTYLFITHDLWLARFLCDRIAVMNGGKIVEIGLTKKIFANPQHPYTKTLLAAAPLLARA; this comes from the coding sequence ATGAGTGAAGCCTTATTCTGTATCGAAAATCTGCGAGTTGCCTATCCTCAACGGAGTGGAGAAGAGGCAAGCTGGGCGGTTGATGATGTATCTTTCACCTTGCAACCAGGTGAAAAAATGGGATTGGTGGGAGAGTCGGGTTGTGGAAAGTCAACTATAGGAAGGGCAGTAATGCGTTTGCTACCAGCCTCTAGTCGGATTGAGGGACGGGTGGCATTTCAAGGACAGTCGGTATTTGACTTGATGCCTAACCAATTGCGGAAATTTCGAGGAGAAGCGATCGCCTTAATTTTCCAAGATCCTATGACACGCCTCGATCCACTGATGACGATTGGTAAGCATTGTATTGAAACCCTCCAAGCGCACTCACCAGAATTATCAACGCGGGAAGCCAAAAAAAAAGCACTTGCTACCTTAGCAAAGGTGAATATTCCACCTAGTCGCTGGAATCAGTATCCCCACGAATTTAGCGGTGGAATGCGCCAACGGGTTGCGATCGCTTTAGCTTTACTCCTCAACCCCAAGTTGATTGTTGCTGATGAACCCACCACCAGCTTAGATGTCACCGTTTCCGCGCAGATATTGAAAGAATTAACTCGTCTGTGCGGTGAAGAAAACATGGGATTGTTGCTGATTTCTCACGATTTAGCAATGGTGGCTGAATATTGCGATCGCATTGGCGTTATGTACCAAGGCAAAATGGTCGAAATGGGTTCTACAGAAACCGTATTTAGGGAGCCTCAACATGAATATACGCGATCGCTCTTAAAAGCAGCTTTACACATTCAAGCAGTAAAAGATGATGGACAATTGATAATTGCCAATGATTCAGAAAAGCAATTACCGATTCTTAATAAGCAATCCCCAATTTTGAGTATTACAGAACTCAAGCAATACTACACCATAGAACCTAACTTTATCGAACGACTGTTTAAGACACAAACCCAGACAATAAAAGCAGTAGATGGAATTGACTTGGATCTTTATGCAGGAGAAATTCTCGGCTTAGTTGGGGAATCAGGTTGTGGTAAAAGTACGCTGTCACGAACAATTTTGCAACTAATTCGCCCCACCAGTGGCAAAGTAGAGTTTTTAGGACAAGATTTAACTAAACTGTCGCGTCAAGAAATTCGCTCCTCACGGCGACAAATCCAAATGGTTTTTCAAGATCCTCATGCTTGTCTTAATCCAGCGATGACGGTGGGACAAAGTATCGCCGATCCTTTATTTATCCACAATTTAGCCGATCCCGTTAAGGCAAAAGAACAAGTTTTTTGGATGCTAGAGAAAGTTGGATTAACACCGCCAGAAGTGTATTATGAGCGTTATCCATCAGATTTGTCTGGGGGACAACAGCAAAGAGTTGCGATCGCTCGCGCTTTGATTACTCACCCCAAACTTTTGATCTGCGATGAACCAGTGAGTATGTTAGATGCTAGCGTGCAGTCGCAAGTGCTGGATTTGATGTTGCAATTAAAAGAAGAATTTGAGTTAACCTATCTGTTCATCACCCACGATCTTTGGTTAGCGCGATTTTTGTGCGATCGTATTGCCGTGATGAATGGCGGTAAAATTGTTGAAATCGGTCTGACAAAAAAGATTTTTGCCAATCCTCAGCACCCTTATACCAAAACCCTACTAGCTGCTGCTCCCTTATTAGCACGCGCTTAA